CAGCGAAAATATTTGCATTAAAGAAAAAACTGTTGTCCAGGCGTAAACTATGCGTTGCCGCCAACAGTTCATACACGCTGACACTGGCGAAAAAGCCCTTTGTTGGCTTCAGCAGCCGCCATGGAAATTATTCATCCCGGCGTTGACACAACTATTTTCAAACCATTAGACAAAGAATTGTGCAGACAGATGCTCCAACTGCCGAAGGAAAAAGTCATTTTATGTTTTGGAGCTGCGAGCACGTCATACAAAAACAAAGGTCTGGATTTCTTAACGGAATGCATAAATCATTCATCCTTGCGTGAAAAAGTATTTTGTCTGGTTTTCGGATCAGGAGGAGAACGTTTGCACGAGCTAAAATGCGGCTGGCGGTTTGTCGGCTACAATGATTCTGAACATTTAATGGCGGCCGTGTATTCCGCTTCCGACATTTTCGTGATGCCATCACGGATGGAAACCTTTGGCTTGACTGCCCTAGAAGCCATGGCGTGCGGGGTACCCGTTATCGCATCAAAAGTTGGGGGTTTGGTGGATATTATACTCGAAGAAAAACGGGCTTTTGGTTCCGGCCGATGATTATTCTTCCTGGGTCACTGCCATTGGTCGGCTGGCCAAAGCAAGCAGCTTGCGAGAAGAATATGGCCATGTAGGTAGAGAGCGAGCGATGAAGTATTTTGATTTAAAATATGTTGTACAAAAACAGTGTGACATGTACAACAAATACGTTTAAATTAAATTATTGATAGAAACATGAAAGTGGTTTGTTACGACCACCATAACCCCAAAGACAGAAGCCGTCCATAAATATTATAAACTTAAAGTCGGGCTGATGCTGCTGTTGTGGCGTGTGAAGGAAAAATGAAAAATCTTTTAAAAACATAGTTGATTCCAGCACAAGTAAACAACCCTTGCTCACTTTAGTATGAAATGCATTGATGTAGGTGAGCAACATAACAGTAAAATTAAAAGTAACATATTTGAATATATGAAAAAGTTAAAAACATATTCAACTACATTTCTTTTATATTATCAAAAATATCAAACAAGGTTGAATTTATTATTACAGGCCAGAAATATGTGAAAATATCGTGTTATGGGCCCAAGACCGTGGCTGGAATATTCAAAAATTCATGAACCATTTATTATTGATTAACCGATTCCAACAGATATTGTAAACAATAAAAGACTAAACGCTTTGTTCCAGGTTGTCAATGGTTTGGGATTTCCAAGCCAGTTCGTTGTTACGATTCCTAATGCGAGCGTAATCGGAGATAAAGGTATGGTTGTTCTTCAAGAGGGAGCATTTCTTGCTGAAGGGCATTGGCGTGTTTGGAATGTTATAAATTCAATCGAGTATAATAAGCTAGTATATTATAAACCACCAAAAATACTTG
This is a stretch of genomic DNA from Fontisphaera persica. It encodes these proteins:
- a CDS encoding glycosyltransferase; the protein is MEIIHPGVDTTIFKPLDKELCRQMLQLPKEKVILCFGAASTSYKNKGLDFLTECINHSSLREKVFCLVFGSGGERLHELKCGWRFVGYNDSEHLMAAVYSASDIFVMPSRMETFGLTALEAMACGVPVIASKVGGLVDIILEEKRAFGSGR